From the genome of Bos taurus isolate L1 Dominette 01449 registration number 42190680 breed Hereford chromosome 2, ARS-UCD2.0, whole genome shotgun sequence, one region includes:
- the ZFAND2B gene encoding AN1-type zinc finger protein 2B isoform X2 produces MEFPDLGAHCSEPSCKRLDFLPLKCDACSGIFCADHVAYAQHHCGSAYQKDIQVPVCPLCNVPVPVARGESPDRAVGEHIDRDCRSDPAQQKRKIFTNKCERAGCRQREMMKLTCDLCGRNFCIKHRHPLDHDCSGEGHPTSRAGLAAISRAQTLASSTKTTPSPNQTLPSSSSTSRAKTQSPTRTAAPVITLQSGLSEDEALQRALELSLAETKPQVPSSQEEEDLALAQALSASEAEYRQQQAQSRSLKPSNCNLC; encoded by the exons ATGGAGTTTCCGGACCTTGGGGCTCACTGTTCGGAGCCGAGCTGTAAGCGCTTGG ATTTTCTGCCGCTCAAGTGCGATGCCTGTTCGGGCATCTTCTGCGCAGACCATGTGGCCTACGCCCAGCATCACTGTGGATCTGCTTACCAAAAG GATATCCAGGTACCTGTATGCCCGCTCTGTAACGTGCCTGTACCTGTGGCCAGAGGGGAGTCCCCTGACCGTGCTGTTGGGGAGCACATTGACCGAGACTGTCGCTCAGATCCAGCTCAACAAAAACGTAAG ATCTTCACCAATAAGTGTGAACGCGCTGGCTGCCGGCAGCGGGAAATGATGAAACTGACCTGCGACCTCTGTGGCCGAAATTTCTGCATCAAGCACCGTCACCCACTGGACCATGATTGCTCTGGGGAGGGGCACCCCACCAGTAGGGCAGG ACTGGCTGCCATCTCCAGAGCACAAACCCTGGCTTCTTCTACAAAGACCACCCCCAGCCCAAACCAGACCTTGCCTTCCTCTTCCTCTACCAGCAG AGCCAAAACTCAGTCTCCAACCCGGACAGCCGCTCCAGTGATTACTTTGCAAAGTGGCTTG aGTGAGGATGAGGCTCTGCAACGAGCCCTGGAACTGTCCCTGGCAGAGACCAAACCCCAGGTCCCAAG TTCTCAGGAGGAAGAAGACTTAGCTTTAGCACAAGCACTATCGGCCAGTGAGGCAGAATACCGACAGCAGCAG GCTCAAAGCCGCAGCTTGAAGCCGTCCAACTGCAACCTGTGCTAG
- the ZFAND2B gene encoding AN1-type zinc finger protein 2B isoform X1, with protein MEFPDLGAHCSEPSCKRLDFLPLKCDACSGIFCADHVAYAQHHCGSAYQKDIQVPVCPLCNVPVPVARGESPDRAVGEHIDRDCRSDPAQQKRKIFTNKCERAGCRQREMMKLTCDLCGRNFCIKHRHPLDHDCSGEGHPTSRAGLAAISRAQTLASSTKTTPSPNQTLPSSSSTSRAKTQSPTRTAAPVITLQSGLSEDEALQRALELSLAETKPQVPSSQEEEDLALAQALSASEAEYRQQQGPQGEEARSSQSEDEEE; from the exons ATGGAGTTTCCGGACCTTGGGGCTCACTGTTCGGAGCCGAGCTGTAAGCGCTTGG ATTTTCTGCCGCTCAAGTGCGATGCCTGTTCGGGCATCTTCTGCGCAGACCATGTGGCCTACGCCCAGCATCACTGTGGATCTGCTTACCAAAAG GATATCCAGGTACCTGTATGCCCGCTCTGTAACGTGCCTGTACCTGTGGCCAGAGGGGAGTCCCCTGACCGTGCTGTTGGGGAGCACATTGACCGAGACTGTCGCTCAGATCCAGCTCAACAAAAACGTAAG ATCTTCACCAATAAGTGTGAACGCGCTGGCTGCCGGCAGCGGGAAATGATGAAACTGACCTGCGACCTCTGTGGCCGAAATTTCTGCATCAAGCACCGTCACCCACTGGACCATGATTGCTCTGGGGAGGGGCACCCCACCAGTAGGGCAGG ACTGGCTGCCATCTCCAGAGCACAAACCCTGGCTTCTTCTACAAAGACCACCCCCAGCCCAAACCAGACCTTGCCTTCCTCTTCCTCTACCAGCAG AGCCAAAACTCAGTCTCCAACCCGGACAGCCGCTCCAGTGATTACTTTGCAAAGTGGCTTG aGTGAGGATGAGGCTCTGCAACGAGCCCTGGAACTGTCCCTGGCAGAGACCAAACCCCAGGTCCCAAG TTCTCAGGAGGAAGAAGACTTAGCTTTAGCACAAGCACTATCGGCCAGTGAGGCAGAATACCGACAGCAGCAG GGTCCACAGGGAGAGGAGGCCCGGAGCAGCCAGAGTGAAGACGAAGAGGAGTGA
- the ZFAND2B gene encoding AN1-type zinc finger protein 2B isoform X3 encodes MEFPDLGAHCSEPSYFLPLKCDACSGIFCADHVAYAQHHCGSAYQKDIQVPVCPLCNVPVPVARGESPDRAVGEHIDRDCRSDPAQQKRKIFTNKCERAGCRQREMMKLTCDLCGRNFCIKHRHPLDHDCSGEGHPTSRAGLAAISRAQTLASSTKTTPSPNQTLPSSSSTSRAKTQSPTRTAAPVITLQSGLSEDEALQRALELSLAETKPQVPSSQEEEDLALAQALSASEAEYRQQQGPQGEEARSSQSEDEEE; translated from the exons ATGGAGTTTCCGGACCTTGGGGCTCACTGTTCGGAGCCGAGCT ATTTTCTGCCGCTCAAGTGCGATGCCTGTTCGGGCATCTTCTGCGCAGACCATGTGGCCTACGCCCAGCATCACTGTGGATCTGCTTACCAAAAG GATATCCAGGTACCTGTATGCCCGCTCTGTAACGTGCCTGTACCTGTGGCCAGAGGGGAGTCCCCTGACCGTGCTGTTGGGGAGCACATTGACCGAGACTGTCGCTCAGATCCAGCTCAACAAAAACGTAAG ATCTTCACCAATAAGTGTGAACGCGCTGGCTGCCGGCAGCGGGAAATGATGAAACTGACCTGCGACCTCTGTGGCCGAAATTTCTGCATCAAGCACCGTCACCCACTGGACCATGATTGCTCTGGGGAGGGGCACCCCACCAGTAGGGCAGG ACTGGCTGCCATCTCCAGAGCACAAACCCTGGCTTCTTCTACAAAGACCACCCCCAGCCCAAACCAGACCTTGCCTTCCTCTTCCTCTACCAGCAG AGCCAAAACTCAGTCTCCAACCCGGACAGCCGCTCCAGTGATTACTTTGCAAAGTGGCTTG aGTGAGGATGAGGCTCTGCAACGAGCCCTGGAACTGTCCCTGGCAGAGACCAAACCCCAGGTCCCAAG TTCTCAGGAGGAAGAAGACTTAGCTTTAGCACAAGCACTATCGGCCAGTGAGGCAGAATACCGACAGCAGCAG GGTCCACAGGGAGAGGAGGCCCGGAGCAGCCAGAGTGAAGACGAAGAGGAGTGA
- the ZFAND2B gene encoding AN1-type zinc finger protein 2B isoform X4, translating to MEFPDLGAHCSEPSYFLPLKCDACSGIFCADHVAYAQHHCGSAYQKDIQVPVCPLCNVPVPVARGESPDRAVGEHIDRDCRSDPAQQKRKIFTNKCERAGCRQREMMKLTCDLCGRNFCIKHRHPLDHDCSGEGHPTSRAGLAAISRAQTLASSTKTTPSPNQTLPSSSSTSRAKTQSPTRTAAPVITLQSGLSEDEALQRALELSLAETKPQVPSSQEEEDLALAQALSASEAEYRQQQAQSRSLKPSNCNLC from the exons ATGGAGTTTCCGGACCTTGGGGCTCACTGTTCGGAGCCGAGCT ATTTTCTGCCGCTCAAGTGCGATGCCTGTTCGGGCATCTTCTGCGCAGACCATGTGGCCTACGCCCAGCATCACTGTGGATCTGCTTACCAAAAG GATATCCAGGTACCTGTATGCCCGCTCTGTAACGTGCCTGTACCTGTGGCCAGAGGGGAGTCCCCTGACCGTGCTGTTGGGGAGCACATTGACCGAGACTGTCGCTCAGATCCAGCTCAACAAAAACGTAAG ATCTTCACCAATAAGTGTGAACGCGCTGGCTGCCGGCAGCGGGAAATGATGAAACTGACCTGCGACCTCTGTGGCCGAAATTTCTGCATCAAGCACCGTCACCCACTGGACCATGATTGCTCTGGGGAGGGGCACCCCACCAGTAGGGCAGG ACTGGCTGCCATCTCCAGAGCACAAACCCTGGCTTCTTCTACAAAGACCACCCCCAGCCCAAACCAGACCTTGCCTTCCTCTTCCTCTACCAGCAG AGCCAAAACTCAGTCTCCAACCCGGACAGCCGCTCCAGTGATTACTTTGCAAAGTGGCTTG aGTGAGGATGAGGCTCTGCAACGAGCCCTGGAACTGTCCCTGGCAGAGACCAAACCCCAGGTCCCAAG TTCTCAGGAGGAAGAAGACTTAGCTTTAGCACAAGCACTATCGGCCAGTGAGGCAGAATACCGACAGCAGCAG GCTCAAAGCCGCAGCTTGAAGCCGTCCAACTGCAACCTGTGCTAG